The Arachis hypogaea cultivar Tifrunner chromosome 14, arahy.Tifrunner.gnm2.J5K5, whole genome shotgun sequence genome has a segment encoding these proteins:
- the LOC112741975 gene encoding protein NAP1 — MARSRQKFSNQDSSLSPTAARSREWDGPSRWTDYLGTEINSPLSSTSSKNFYNDAQSQTTTPSQSHKGLNMQWVVQLTEVAEGLMAKMYRLNQLLDYPDPINHVFSDGFWKAGVFPNHPRICVMLSKKFPEHFSKLQLERIDKIAWDSMQDHAELHLQSLEPWVQLLLDLMVFREQALRLILDLSSTVITLLPHQNSLILHAFMDLFCSFVRVNLFSEKIPRKMLLQTYNMLHAMSRNERDCDFYHRLVQFIDSYDPPLKGLQEDLNFVSPRIGEVLEAVGPIIFLSTDTRKLRNEGFLSPYHPRYPDILTNSAHPMRAQDLANVTAYREWVLFGYLVCPDELLRVTSIDIALVVLKENLVLTLFRDEYILLHEDYQLYVLPRILESKKMAKSGRTKQKEADLEYNVAKQVEKMISEVHEQAIYSCDAIHRERRILLKQEIGRMVLFFTDQPSLLAPNIQMVFSALALAQCEVIWYFQHVGIASSKSKTTRVVPVDIDPNDPTIGFLLDGMDHLCCLVRKYIAAIRGYSLSYLSSCAGRIRFLLGTPGMVALDLDASLKGLFQQIVHHLENLPKPQGENISAITCDLSDFRKDWLSILLIVTSSRSSINIRHLEKATVSTGKEGLLSEGNAAYNWSRCVDELESLLSKHGSLRKLYFYHQHLTAVFRNTMFGPEGRPQHCCAWLGIASSFPECASPIVPEEVTKIGRDAVLYVESLIESIMGGLEGLINILDSEGGFGALENQLLPEQAASYLNHASRVSIPSFKSPKGAAGFPLPGHESLPENNSSIKMLEAAMQRLTNLCSVLNDMEPICVLNHVFVLREYMRECILGNFRRRLLSVLKTDNDLQRPSVLESLIQRHVSIVHLAEQHISMDITQGIREVLLSESFSGPVSSLHLFEKPTDQHTGSATESVCNWYIENIIKDISGAGILFVPIHKCFKSTRPVGGYFADSVTDLRELQAFVRIFGGYGVDRLDRMLKEHTAALLNCIDTSLRSNRDVLESVATSLHAGDRFEREASMRQIVDLETLIGFCVQAGLALAFDRLLSEASGAVLEEGAPLIHSLLAGVVKHLPDEVPEKEEIKRIRSVANIADVVNDHDSIWVRSILEEVGGASDGSWSLLPYLFATFMTSNIWSTTAFNVDTEGFTNNIHCLARCISAVIAGSEFVRLEREHQHRSSLSNVHASEGMDPELTGHVSAEASIKSTLQLFVKLSAEIILDYWSETHRSHLVAQLIFLDQLCEISPYLPRSSLETHVPYSILRSIYSQYYADTPSTPLAILNSSPRHSPAIILAHASPVLRQPRGDSTPQHYTNDSSGYFKGSSSHSQEHIYEIDTSNLRSMDNRQRNARRSGPLDYGASRNRVKSVEGSTSGSTGPSPLPRFAVSRSGPLAYK, encoded by the exons ATGGCAAGGTCAAGGCAAAAGTTTTCGAATCAGGATTCTTCGTTGTCGCCTACCGCTGCAAGATCGAGGGAGTGGGATGGTCCTTCTAGATGGACTGACTATCTAGGTACCGAAATCAATTCTCCATTGTCATCTACCAGCTCCAAGAATTTCTACAATGATGCGCAGTCCCAGACCACCACGCCGTCCCAGTCCCATAAGGGTCTTAACATGCAGTGGGTGGTTCAACTCACCGAAGTTGCCGAAGGTCTTATGGCTAAAATGTATAGGTTGAACCAGCTTTTGGATTATCCGGATCCCATCAATCATGTATTTTCAGATGGGTTTTGGAAAGCTGGTGTATTCCCCAACCATCCTAGAATCTGTGTGATGCTCTCTAAGAAATTTCCTGAACACTTCAGCAAATTGCAACTTGAACGT ATAGATAAGATTGCTTGGGATTCAATGCAAGATCATGCAGAACTTCATCTACAAAGCTTGGAACCTTGGGTGCAG TTACTTCTTGACTTGATGGTGTTCCGTGAACAAGCTCTGCGGCTTATATTGGACCTGAGTAGTACAGTAATTACTTTGTTG CCCCACCAGAATTCTCTTATACTACATGCATTTATGGATCTCTTCTGTTCCTTCGTGCGGGTCAACCTTTTTTCCGAGAAG ATTCCAAGGAAGATGTTGCTACAGACGTATAACATGCTACATGCAATGTCAAGAAATGAGCGGGATTGTGATTTTTATCATCG CTTGGTTCAATTCATTGACTCTTATGATCCCCCACTGAAAGGATTACAAGAAGACCTAAATTTTGTGAGCCCCCGTATTGGAGAG GTACTAGAGGCTGTAGGccctattatttttctatcaacaGACACAAGGAAACTTAGAAATGAGGGGTTTTTAAGTCCATATCATCCCCGATATCCAGACATTCTCACAAATTCTGCCCATCCCATG AGGGCACAAGATCTTGCAAATGTAACTGCATATCGAGAATGGGTATTATTTGGGTATCTTGTATGTCCTGATGAGCTGCTTCGTGTCACTAGCATTGATATTGCTTTG GTTGTTTTGAAGGAGAACCTAGTGCTCACGTTATTCAGGGATGAG TACATACTCTTGCACGAGGATTACCAGTTATACGTTCTGCCTCGAATATTAGAATCTAAGAAGATGGCAAAATCTGGACGTACAAAGCAAAAAGAGGCTGATTTGGAGTATAATGTTGCAAAGCAGGTTGAGAAAATGATAAG CGAAGTTCATGAACAAGCAATATATTCCTGTGATGCCATACATCGTGAAAGGAGAATTTTACTGAAACAAGAAATTGGAAGAATGGTGCTGTTTTTTACTGATCAGCCCAGTCTATTGGCCCCTAACATTCAG ATGGTGTTTTCAGCATTGGCTTTAGCACAGTGTGAAGTGATATGGTATTTCCAACATGTAGGGATTGCTTCTTCAAAATCTAAAACTACTCGGGTGGTACCAGTGGACATA GACCCAAATGACCCAACCATTGGATTTCTGTTAGATGGAATGGACCATTTATGTTGCTTGGTGCGCAAATACATTGCAG CAATTCGTGGTTACTCACTGTCATATCTTTCATCATGTGCGGGAAGAATCCGCTTTTTGCTGGGGACCCCTGGAATGGTAGCACTTGATTTAGATGCCAGCTTGAAAGGACTTTTTCAGCAGATAGTCCATCACCTTGAAAACTTACCAAAACCACAGGGTGAAAATATATCTGCTATAACTTGTGATCTATCG GATTTTCGAAAGGATTGGCTATCAATTTTATTGATAGTCACCTCATCACGTTCTTCTATAAACATTAGGCACTTGGAGAAAGCTACAGTTTCCACTGGCAAAGAAGGCTTATTGTCTGAGGGGAATGCTGCTTATAATTGGTCCAG ATGTGTAGATGAATTGGAATCCCTACTTTCAAAGCACGGTAGTCTTAGGAAGCTCTATTTCTACCACCAGCATCTAACTGCT GTTTTTAGAAATACTATGTTTGGTCCCGAAGGACGGCCTCAACATTGCTGTGCTTGGCTTGGTATTGCTAGTAGTTTTCCAGAGTGTGCATCTCCTATTGTTCCAGAAGAG GTTACGAAAATTGGAAGGGATGCAGTTCTTTACGTTGAATCTTTGATTGAATCCATCATGGGAGGATTGGAAGGACTAATAAATATTCTTGACTCTGAAGGAGGATTTGGTGCACTAGAGAATCAG CTTCTGCCAGAGCAAGCAGCTTCTTATCTGAATCATGCATCAAGAGTTTCTATTCCATCATTTAAATCTCCAAAAGGAGCAGCTGGCTTTCCGTTACCTGGACATGAGAGCCTACCTGAAAATAATAGTTCTATCAAAAT GTTAGAAGCTGCAATGCAGAGGTTGACTAATTTGTGCTCAGTCTTAAATGACATGGAGCCTATATGTGTTTTAAACCATGTCTTCGTTCTGAGAGAG TACATGAGAGAATGCATTCTTGGCAACTTCAGGAGAAGATTACTTAGTGTTTTAAAAACAGATAATGATCTTCAACGGCCTTCTGTTCTGGAATCACTGATTCAGAGGCATGTTAGCATAGTGCATCTTGCAGAGCAGCACATCAGCATGGACATCACTCAGGGTATTCGTGAAGTTTTGCTTTCAGAATCCTTTTCAGGGCCAGTTTCTTCTTTGCACTTGTTTGAGAAGCCAACAGACCAACACACAGGATCGGCCACTGAATCTGTATGCAATTGGTATATTGAAAACATAATCAAGGACATATCTGGTGCTGGTATCTTGTTTGTTCCAATCCATAAATGCTTCAAGAGTACAAGGCCTGTTGGTGGATATTTCGCAGATTCAGTCACTGATCTCAGGGAACTGCAGGCATTTGTTCGTATTTTTGGTGGCTATGGGGTAGACAGGCTAGACAGGATGCTAAAAGAACACACAGCTGCACTTTTAAATTGTATTGACACATCATTGCGATCTAACCGTGACGTCCTTGAGTCAGTTGCTACCAGCCTGCATGCTGGTGATAGATTTGAAAGAGAAGCTTCCATGAGGCAAATAGTTGATCTGGAAACTTTGATTGGTTTTTGTGTTCAGGCTGGCCTAGCCCTGGCTTTTGATCGGCTACTATCTGAGGCTTCTGGTGCTGTACTTGAAGAAGGTGCTCCCCTGATACATTCACTTTTAGCCGGGGTGGTTAAGCATCTGCCTGATGAAGTACCAGAAAAGGAAGAAATCAAGAGAATAAGATCAGTGGCAAATATTGCAGATGTGGTCAATGATCATGATTCTATTTGGGTGAGATCAATTTTAGAGGAAGTTGGCGGTGCAAGTGATGGGTCATGGAGCTTGTTACCATACTTATTTGCAACATTTATGACGTCAAATATTTGGTCCACTACCGCATTCAATGTCGACACAGAGGGTTTTACTAACAATATCCACTGTTTAGCCAG GTGTATTTCGGCGGTGATTGCCGGAAGCGAGTTTGTGAGATTGGAACGGGAACATCAGCACAGGTCGTCATTATCAAATGTGCATGCTAGCGAAGGAATGGATCCTGAACTAACAGGTCATGTGTCAGCTGAAGCAAGCATCAAGTCCACGCTGCAGTTATTTGTGAAGCTCTCTGCTGAGATCATACTGGATTATTGGAGCGAAACACATAG ATCTCATCTTGTAGCACAGCTTATCTTCCTAGACCAACTCTGCGAGATCTCACCATACCTTCCAAGAAGCTCATTGGAAACTCACGTTCCTTACTCCATTCTCCGCTCAATATACAGCCAATACTACGCAGATACTCCATCAACCCCATTGGCAATACTGAATTCTTCTCCCCGTCATTCACCTGCCATCATACTAGCGCATGCTTCTCCTGTCTTAAGGCAGCCTCGCGGGGACTCCACACCTCAGCATTACACCAACGACTCATCCGGATATTTCAAAGGGTCATCATCACATAGCCAAGAACACATCTATGAGATTGATACCAGCAACTTAAGGAGCATGGACAACCGGCAGAGGAACGCTCGTCGCTCTGGTCCTTTGGATTATGGCGCTAGCCGTAATAGAGTCAAATCTGTTGAAGGGTCAACTTCTGGGAGTACTGGGCCAAGTCCACTCCCTAGGTTTGCAGTATCTAGATCTGGTCCGTTAGCATACAAGTAG